gcctcaataactgcctttaaaaaaaaacatagctgatatgaaCGTAGTTTCTACTggcaattgagatgtacaaactatggtatAAGAGGACGCCgagtggataagaggcaatccataatatctattaagacattaatgagcgagcttggacggacgtagtcaatagaactatttgttcaacacttttgaGGCAGAAATCCAGTAATGTACACATTTCATTTATTTAAGAcatttatccagagcgacttacaaattggtgcattcaccttatgacatccagtggaacagccactttacaatagtgcatctaaaaggggggtgagaaggaactttatttgtattcaacacttttgaTTGAATGTACAGCAGTtttgacagaattcagaacatggtgccttgtttgggtgtagggccttcAGAGCCAGGTATTCTccatgtacaccaagtcagaaccgtaggataaatacaaaaaggcatataagcagacaattaaatctcttacaatatttgattatgaaatttctctaaaacaggctataggctacatgtgcacaaacatgtcagaacagtaggctaaattatgaGGGGAAAATGGTGAgtcacatgggctactaacagctcaACATACACTTagcattactttcttagctacagtatacatatctccctggcatattacataatttatgcagcagcatacaatacatttacggactcaccttgttgtgctgtcctcacttgaacaggaaggtggtgcggcGGTCCTTTGTGGGCAGATTTTGTCATCAACCTTTGTCATCAATGTCTGGCATTCTCTGAattcatggtgctttcaagacaactggaaatttgggaaaaaacaaggtcaaatcatgatgttagtgatcttcaggttggaacTCTAGAAAGAGGCCGAGTTCCTGACTTGAAATTCCgtgttggatgaccgttcaaattGTATTTTCCCAGTTGGAGCTCGTATTTTCTGAGTTCACAGTTGTCTTGAACTTaatgaagtctgagatttcccaattctgagtttccagttgttttgagagCGGCAGAAGTCTGGattgctggattgacagcatggccaatgttgaatgtttatcgtTTTAAGCTTGGAAAAAAAGACCCTCTGTCCTACACGAAGGGTCGCTACTTGTCATGGAAATTCTAATTAATGAGGAACAATCAACCTTTATTGAATAAGAATTGCAATAATGCAGCTGGTCAGTCCTCCACTCTGAGGTGGAAGGCCGAGAGCCCAAATGACACTAGAAATGCAGGAACCTTATATAGTCAGGCTGTCTTATGCAAACATATACAAAACACATGATCTTTGTATGTGCGTGGAGAAAAAGGACTAAACTGGGATAAAAGGTACAGAATTTGGTTGTCTCGTCCTGTAGCAACTGCTGGTTATTCTAATCTTCTAGTGAGAACAAAGGACAATAGGTGTCAGAGCAACAGGAAAATCACTAGTTCCTCATACATTAGCCAGCAAGCGCCTTTTGCTGTCTGCCAAGATGATAGATGGTttcacacccacacatacacaatcatgAATCTTTCACCCAGCAACAAGCTAATACCAGGACAACATCTTTATCACTGGTGCCCAGGATACAACACTTTGCTCTGTTTTCAGTAGATTAAGAGTAATCAGTTCATTCTCTTCTGACTAACAGGATACCATTGGTTGCTCTGGTCAGCTCTTGGCTGTGGGCCCAGATCAGACAATGGGGACCTACTTCCCTAGGTAGGTtcctatactacacacacacacacacacacacaagttaaaACAGGCCTATACTAATGCACACACATTTATCTTATATGATCTAGCTTCTTTAACAATATAAACATTTATGCCTAAGCAACTAAGCTTAAAGAAAGATCTTGTAGTATACAAGCATCAGTAAGGTTTAACAGAAATTGCCCTTACagagtacctatttctttgtaaaccgctcaacacagaatagatGCATGTGTGCTCTCTCTCAAATCGTTTggataaaatatatttatttagacCTGTCTAAGATAAATAATGGATTAATTGTGAAAGTGTGGGCTATatgacatggatttattagactttttaaaatgtagatgttcctgCAACAGTGTCTTGTAGGCTGTGTAGAAATTCTGTGACTGCCACAGCCTTATTGGTGTCTTCATGGATTTGTCCAAAATCGTGTCACATAAAACATTACTTTTTGGCCTTGCATTTATGGCAGTGTAAGTTGTCAttatatcaatcaaatgtatttataaagcccttcttacatcagctgatgtatcaaagtgctgtacagaaacccagcctaaaaccccaaacagcaagcaatgcaggagtAGAAGcatgtggctaggaaaaactccctagaaaggccagaacctaggaagaaatctaggGAGGAACTAGGCTAAGGTGGTGGCCAGTGCTCTTCTGGATGaatcgggtggagattataacagaacatggccaagatgttcaaatattcatagatgaccagcatggtcaaatagtaataatcacagtagttgtcgagggtgcaacaggtcagcacctcaggggtaaatgtcagttggcttttcatagccgatcattcagagtatttCTACCGCTTCTACAGTCTCTAGAGAGTTcaaaacagcaggtctgagacAGCTGGCACGTCGGGTGAACAGGTCAGGtatccatagccgcaggcagaacagtggaaactggagcagcagcacgaccaggtgcactggggacagcaaggagtcatcaggctagGTCGTCttgaggcatgatcctagggctcaggtctgccgagcgagagaaagaaagggagaaagagagaaagagaaaaagagttagagagaaaatacttcaattcacacaagacaccggataagacaggagaaatactccagatataacagactgtccctagcccccgacacaaactattgcagcataaatactggaggctgagggatcgggaggagaggttgggggacactgtggccccatccgacgatacccccagacagggccaaacaggcaggatataaccccacacactttTCCAAAGcaaagcccccacaccactagagggatatgtccaaccaccaacttaccatcctgagacaaggctgagtatagaccacaaagatctcccccacggcacaacccaaggggggcaccaacccagactggaagatcacgtcagtgactcaacccactcaagtgacacacccctcctagggatggcatggaagagcaccagtaagccagtgactcagcccctgtaatagggtttgaggcagagaatcccagtggagagaggggaaccagccaggcagagagagcaagggtggttcgttgctccagtgcctttccgttcaaatcaaatttatttatatagcccttcgtacatcagctgatatctcaaagtgctgtacagaaacccagccgaaaaccccaaacagcaagcaatgcaggtgtagaagcacggtggctaggaaaaactccctagaaaggccaaaacctaggaagaaacctagagaggaaccaggctatgtggggtggccagtcctcttctggctgtgccgggtggagattataacagaacatggccaagatgttcaaatgttcataaatgaccagcatggtcgaataataataaggcagaacagttgaaactggagcagcagcacggccaggtggactggggacagtaaggagtcatcatgtcaggtagtcctggggcatggtcctagggctcaggtcctccgagagagagaaagaaagagagaaggagagaattggagaacgcacacttagattcacacaggacaccgaataggacaggagaagtactccagatataacaaactgaccctagccccccgacacataaactactgcagcataaatactggaggctgagacaggaggggtcaggagacactgtggccccatccgaggacacccccggacagggccaaacaggaaggatataaccccacccactttgccaaagcacagcccccacaccactagagggatatcttcaacccccaacttaccatcctgagacaaggctgattTTAgctcacaaagatctccgccatggcacaacccaagggggggcgccaacccagacaggatgaccacatcagtgaatcaacccactcaggtgatgcaccccttccaaggacggcatgagagagccccagcaagccagtgactcagcccctgtaatagggttagaggcagagaatcccagtggaaagaggggaaccggccaggcagagacagcaagggcggttcattgctccagagcctttctgttcaccttcccactcctgggccagactacactcaatcatatgacccactgaagagatgagtcttcagtaaagacttaaaggttgagaccgagtttggtcggcagaccgttccataaaaatggagctctataggagaaagccctgcctccagctgtttgattagaaattctagggacaattaggaggcctgcgtcttgtgatcgtagcgtacgtgtaggtatgtacggcaggaccaaatcagagagataggtaggagcaagcccatgtaatgctttgtaggttagcagtaaaaccttgaaatcagcccttgctttgacaggaagccagtgtagagaggctagcactggagtaatatgatactttttttttggttctagtcaggattctagcagccgtatttagcactaactgaagtgtatttagtgctttatccgggtagccggaaagtagagcattgcagtagtctaacctagaagtgacaaaagcatggattaaattttctgcatcatttttggacagaaagtttctgatttttgcaatgttacgtagatggaaaaaagctgtccttgaaatggtcttgatatgtttgtaatggttttcttcatctgaacgagaggcggaccaaagcgcagcgtggttgttttgattcatgctttaataaatcacttcacatgaacaaactaacaaaaaacaagaaatgtgaaaactcaaaacagtcctatctggtgcaaagacagagacaggaacaatcacccacaaacacacagtgaaacccaggctacctaagtatgattctcaatcagagacaaccaatgacacctgctcacgccctgaccataataactaaatacaaaacacaggaaataaaggtcagaacgtgacagtacccccccaaaggtgcggactccggccgcaaaaccttgacctataggggagggtctgggtgggcgtctgtccgcggtggcggttctggcgcgggacgcggaccccactttaccattgtcttagtccgccttattgtccgcctccatggctttctcaccatggcaacccctctcaatgaccccactggacagaggggcccgggacagagggacaggggctctggcgcctctgggctgaggggctctggcgcctctgggctgaggggctctggcacctctgggctgaggggctctggcgcctctgggctgaggggctctggcgcctctagacaggcgggacgctccggcagcggcgctggacaggcgggaggctccggcagcggcgccggacaggcgggaggctccggcagcggcgccggacaggcgggacgctccggcagcggcgccggacaggcgggagcacctgcagggaggagacagagagacagcctggtgcgtggagctgccacaggaggcagcggcgccggacaggcgggacactccggcagcggcgccggacaggcaggaggctccggcagggaggagacagagagacagcctggtgcgtggagctgccacaggaggcagcggcgccggacaggcgggacactccggcagcggcgccggacaggcgggagcacctgcagggaggagacagagagacagcctggtgcgtggagctgccacaggaggcagcggcgccggacaggcgggacactccggcagcggcgccggacaggcaggag
This sequence is a window from Oncorhynchus keta strain PuntledgeMale-10-30-2019 chromosome 14, Oket_V2, whole genome shotgun sequence. Protein-coding genes within it:
- the LOC127907308 gene encoding uncharacterized protein LOC127907308 — its product is MVPAQRVWSPVRSFGPGYPAPALRAVSPGRWEGAVRPLPALRSCRANVGVEPKGEVRVVSTRSPMLTHSPVKPVPALWRVRARVVVQPGEVVPRLRTRAPVLPHSPVFQAPPNTKPPEGLPSLVVPVAAPRTRLSLCLLPAGAPACPAPLPERPACPAPLPEPPACPAPLPEPPACPAPLPERPACLEAPEPLSPEAPEPLSPEVPEPLSPEAPEPLSPEAPEPLSLCPGPLCPVGSLRGVAMVRKPWRRTIRRTKTMVKWGPRPAPEPPPRTDAHPDPPL